In Methanosarcinales archaeon, the sequence CCCTCTCAAAATGAAGATTAAACCTTATTTTATAAAGGTTTGTTCCCGCCCGGGGCCGACAGAAATGTATTTGAAAGGGACACCGACCAACGACTCAAGCCGATTTACATATTCTATGGCACCTGCGGGTAAGTCATCTATCTTCCGAATGCCTGTCAGGTCCCCATCCCAGCCATCCAGGTCTTCAAATACAGGCTTGCATCGTGCAAGGTCTGAAGTGGCTTCAGGCGGGTAATCCAGTGTTTTGCCATCAAGCTGGTAAGCCGCACATATGCGAAGAGGATGAATGTTAGACAATACATCCAGTTTTGTTAACGCAATATTGGTATAACCATTCAGTGCAACAGATTTTTTGACCAGTGGCAGATCGAACCAGCCGCACCGCCTGGGCCGCCCGGTGGTAGTGCCGAACTCGCCTCCTGCTTTTTGGATCATCTCACCAGTATCATCCTTTAATTCGGTGGGCAGTGGTCCTTCCCCCACACGGGTAATATAGGCTTTTAAAATACCAAGTACCTGGTCAACTCTGGTGGGTCCGACACCAAGATTGGCACATGCTGAACCTGCAATACATGAGGATGATGTTACAAATTTCTGAGTGCCGTGGATCACATCAAGATGTGTTCCCTGGGCCCCTTCTGCCAGGACTTTTTTTCCATGGTCCAATGCAGTATTTACTTCATGGGATACATCAGCAATAAATGGTGCAAACCTGCGTCCCAGTTCGATATATGTTGAGATCCAGTTTTCATCATACATAATTGCAGGATCGCCGCCCATACTTTCTATCTGGGCAGCTTTTATGGGCGCAAGCTCGTTCAGGCGTCCACGCAGTTTTTCCTCATCTATCAGGTCTGCAAATTGTATCTCATCCCTTGCCACCTTGTCGATATAGGCATAACCGATGCCCCGTTTGGTTGTACCTATCTTTTCTGTCCTGGCAGACTCGCGTAATCCATCCATTTCCACATGGTACGGCATGATGATACTGGTCTTC encodes:
- a CDS encoding adenylosuccinate synthase — protein: MFTIITGTQFGDEGKGKIVDLMTREYDLIVRFQGGDNAGHTVVVKGKTFKLHVTPSGVLFNARLLIGPGVVLNPQTLAKELDTLADDKISVDGKKLGIDAKTSIIMPYHVEMDGLRESARTEKIGTTKRGIGYAYIDKVARDEIQFADLIDEEKLRGRLNELAPIKAAQIESMGGDPAIMYDENWISTYIELGRRFAPFIADVSHEVNTALDHGKKVLAEGAQGTHLDVIHGTQKFVTSSSCIAGSACANLGVGPTRVDQVLGILKAYITRVGEGPLPTELKDDTGEMIQKAGGEFGTTTGRPRRCGWFDLPLVKKSVALNGYTNIALTKLDVLSNIHPLRICAAYQLDGKTLDYPPEATSDLARCKPVFEDLDGWDGDLTGIRKIDDLPAGAIEYVNRLESLVGVPFKYISVGPGREQTFIK